In Candidatus Cohnella colombiensis, one DNA window encodes the following:
- a CDS encoding extracellular solute-binding protein: MKMRSGLLVIAMLILVSSLVGCSSNIDPIQKESTTLKVLAYNSQSFYIQHGMMYNALHPEVEFEVVVNDNMFMNPESDKEKAEANKNYEQSDVLMLSPIQYESMAKAGQLLDLETFIARDKVNLDGIAPSLLSFIKLRSEGKLYGLSSDFYSNAIFYNKDLFEQYGVTLPRDHMDWDELFQLAKRFPTVGEDGEKLYGLKTEWVGDLYFQAMSIANTRELTLFNKESKQMTIDSEAWHNVFNTVLDAMQSGSIYAKQQSNVDPFLTGKVAMSIEYYFMAGRIQEAKNENQKGGVQNWDVVTVPVDPLRPNMGGNLAPSVIMAINPNSTHIEEAWEFLKYLMSEDYAKVMTKANFGSLTAHTKYIKDDAGHHLEAFYKLEPTLDSIFGNVSEQYRGIRSQIENLLRTEIDKVKEDQQTVAEALSKVQIDGQVLLLSIKE; the protein is encoded by the coding sequence ATGAAAATGCGGAGCGGGTTGTTAGTAATTGCGATGTTAATTTTAGTCAGCAGTTTAGTCGGTTGTAGTTCTAATATAGATCCCATTCAGAAGGAATCAACCACTTTGAAGGTATTGGCTTACAACAGTCAGAGCTTCTATATCCAACATGGGATGATGTACAATGCTTTGCATCCTGAGGTAGAATTTGAAGTTGTTGTGAACGACAACATGTTTATGAATCCGGAGAGTGACAAGGAGAAGGCGGAGGCAAACAAAAATTATGAACAATCGGATGTCTTAATGTTAAGTCCTATCCAATATGAGTCGATGGCTAAAGCAGGACAATTATTAGATTTAGAAACTTTCATTGCACGTGATAAAGTGAATTTAGATGGGATCGCCCCAAGTCTTTTATCTTTTATTAAGCTTAGGAGTGAGGGCAAGCTCTATGGGCTTTCATCTGATTTTTATAGTAACGCGATCTTTTACAACAAAGATCTCTTCGAGCAATATGGAGTAACTTTACCAAGAGATCATATGGACTGGGATGAATTATTTCAGCTGGCTAAGCGTTTTCCAACCGTAGGAGAAGATGGGGAAAAGCTCTATGGACTGAAGACAGAGTGGGTGGGTGATCTCTACTTTCAAGCGATGTCAATTGCTAACACGAGAGAACTTACTCTGTTCAATAAGGAAAGTAAACAGATGACAATCGATTCAGAAGCGTGGCACAACGTGTTTAATACTGTGTTGGATGCGATGCAATCAGGATCTATTTATGCCAAACAACAATCGAATGTAGATCCGTTTCTTACTGGAAAAGTCGCAATGTCGATCGAATACTACTTCATGGCGGGGCGGATTCAGGAGGCAAAAAATGAAAATCAAAAAGGTGGTGTGCAGAACTGGGACGTAGTCACAGTGCCTGTAGATCCACTTCGCCCCAATATGGGCGGAAATCTTGCTCCCTCCGTAATTATGGCGATTAATCCGAATTCGACTCATATTGAAGAGGCGTGGGAGTTCCTGAAATATCTCATGAGCGAAGACTATGCGAAGGTGATGACTAAGGCGAACTTCGGCAGCTTAACTGCGCACACTAAATACATAAAAGACGATGCGGGGCATCATTTGGAAGCATTTTATAAATTGGAACCTACACTGGATTCGATTTTTGGAAACGTAAGTGAGCAATACCGCGGTATTCGATCACAAATTGAAAATTTATTACGTACCGAGATCGACAAAGTGAAAGAAGATCAGCAGACGGTAGCTGAGGCGTTATCGAAAGTGCAGATAGACGGACAAGTCTTACTATTGAGCATAAAAGAATAA
- a CDS encoding glycosyltransferase family 2 protein, whose protein sequence is MKSRATSRKIVHRSKQRLHGSIVKMRRRARSKEVEVTSPVIRELFETGFAQGYQEGRQAGFDRYGIAFEGTSIVIPTYNQLSLLRQCIHSILWSTTVPFEIIVVDNASTDGTAAYLQSLGGQVRYRVLETNRGFAGAINVGMMMAKGRTILLLNNDTIMCENLLSNMLICLTSDDSIGMVGPITNNISGSQRISVPYHSISRMPVFARKNNNSNPARWRDTDLLIGFCLLFRRDLFEEVGYLDEGFEIGNYEDNDYCARVQALGKRLVVAEDAFIHHIGSVSIKAVGRRMVQVNEQNQRFFSHKWPNLKLWLNELKEHNQTEQGRLPHLSILYPENIVVKGLDATPYWIENGVRRPIVGEVLLPVIQVSQIDLRRWPVDEPIVVEEAIFRWHGYHHTTEWEVGIVMCTDGTMYHIEHKQLRPILGAAALQSWNLHLKPTRTISVEQANRFPHGLPIIALAVLRSRL, encoded by the coding sequence ATGAAGTCTCGTGCGACAAGTCGAAAGATCGTTCATCGATCGAAACAACGTCTTCATGGCAGTATTGTAAAAATGCGACGGAGGGCTCGCTCCAAGGAAGTGGAAGTGACGTCACCTGTAATTCGTGAACTTTTTGAGACTGGATTTGCTCAGGGGTATCAGGAGGGTAGGCAGGCTGGCTTCGATCGATACGGTATCGCATTTGAGGGCACAAGTATTGTCATTCCTACCTATAATCAGCTTTCACTCCTACGGCAATGTATTCACTCGATTCTATGGAGTACAACTGTTCCATTCGAAATTATTGTTGTTGATAATGCTTCAACAGACGGTACCGCTGCGTATTTGCAAAGTCTTGGAGGACAAGTGAGATATCGTGTATTGGAAACGAATCGCGGATTCGCCGGAGCGATTAATGTGGGCATGATGATGGCTAAAGGACGGACAATATTGCTTCTGAACAATGACACAATTATGTGTGAGAACTTACTAAGCAATATGCTTATATGCTTAACAAGTGACGATTCGATTGGGATGGTCGGTCCGATCACGAATAACATTAGTGGCAGTCAGCGCATCTCTGTACCTTATCACAGTATAAGTAGGATGCCTGTTTTTGCACGGAAAAACAATAATAGCAATCCGGCTAGATGGCGAGATACGGATTTGCTGATCGGCTTCTGTTTACTTTTTCGCCGTGATCTATTTGAGGAGGTCGGATATCTCGATGAAGGATTCGAAATCGGGAATTATGAGGATAACGATTATTGTGCGCGTGTCCAAGCTCTAGGCAAACGATTAGTAGTTGCAGAGGATGCATTCATTCATCATATAGGCAGTGTGAGCATCAAGGCTGTGGGTCGCCGCATGGTGCAGGTGAATGAGCAGAACCAAAGATTTTTTTCGCATAAGTGGCCTAATTTGAAGCTATGGCTAAATGAACTTAAAGAGCACAATCAAACAGAACAAGGAAGGCTACCTCATCTATCAATTCTTTATCCAGAGAATATCGTAGTTAAAGGGCTAGATGCTACACCTTATTGGATTGAAAATGGTGTAAGGAGACCGATCGTCGGAGAAGTTCTGCTCCCCGTTATTCAAGTTTCTCAGATTGACTTGCGAAGGTGGCCGGTCGATGAGCCGATTGTTGTGGAGGAAGCTATCTTTCGTTGGCATGGCTACCATCATACGACAGAGTGGGAAGTCGGAATCGTCATGTGTACAGATGGAACGATGTATCATATTGAACATAAGCAACTTCGTCCTATTCTTGGAGCTGCAGCACTGCAAAGCTGGAATTTGCATCTTAAGCCTACGCGCACCATTTCTGTTGAGCAAGCGAATCGATTCCCACATGGCTTGCCCATTATCGCACTAGCTGTTCTGAGATCAAGATTGTGA
- a CDS encoding glycosyltransferase, translated as MVVMRRKYRKGSRVRRLGRIGDLTQQRQEGYTLGWEHGHWLGRCEAVMQQAIPQSIVRPLHVLYVTSGKGYPYSPIDLAICESLKLVVAKVSVAQPNQDIVRIAAQEQPDLLLVLEGMNTPVEKVYAVKELGIRTAIWFTDDPYYTDITSELARAYDCIFTLERNCVQFYGELGCSRVHYLPLGVYPVAYRPRNPSVETRGDICFIGSAYWNRVSLFQQIIPRIAHRKMLISGLWWDRLPNYRRYRSRIQVGAWMDPISTCEKYNAHKIVINAHRAHDDDTYNRNRFRIAAVSPNPRTFEISASATLQLTDRREDIEQFYVPDKEIVIFENAQDLANKMEYYLAHEEERREIALRGLYRTMKNHTYVSRLNQLIDLALVP; from the coding sequence ATGGTCGTCATGAGGCGAAAATATCGCAAAGGTAGTCGTGTCCGCCGCTTAGGTCGCATCGGCGATCTTACTCAGCAAAGACAAGAGGGTTACACGTTAGGGTGGGAGCATGGTCACTGGTTAGGTCGTTGTGAGGCAGTGATGCAGCAGGCGATACCACAATCGATCGTCCGTCCGCTACATGTTCTCTATGTTACATCAGGAAAAGGGTATCCTTATAGTCCGATAGATTTGGCAATTTGTGAATCATTGAAACTGGTCGTTGCTAAAGTGTCTGTTGCACAACCTAATCAAGATATTGTTCGAATTGCCGCACAAGAACAGCCGGATTTGTTGCTTGTACTTGAAGGTATGAATACTCCGGTAGAAAAAGTATACGCAGTCAAGGAACTCGGAATTCGGACAGCGATATGGTTTACAGACGATCCGTATTACACGGATATTACTTCAGAGCTCGCTCGAGCCTACGATTGTATATTTACGCTTGAACGCAATTGTGTACAATTTTACGGAGAGCTAGGCTGTTCGCGTGTGCATTATTTGCCGCTTGGTGTATATCCAGTAGCATACCGGCCCCGCAATCCGAGTGTTGAGACACGTGGAGATATTTGCTTCATCGGTTCAGCCTATTGGAATCGAGTTAGTCTATTTCAACAAATTATCCCTCGAATCGCACATCGCAAAATGTTAATCTCCGGCCTATGGTGGGACCGTCTCCCTAACTATCGGCGATATAGATCTCGTATTCAAGTAGGGGCATGGATGGATCCGATTAGCACATGTGAGAAATACAATGCACATAAGATCGTTATTAATGCACATCGTGCGCATGATGATGATACGTATAATCGCAATCGCTTTCGGATTGCTGCAGTTTCTCCGAATCCACGAACGTTTGAGATTAGCGCATCTGCAACGCTGCAGCTGACTGATCGGCGTGAAGATATCGAACAATTTTATGTGCCGGATAAAGAGATAGTCATCTTTGAGAATGCGCAAGATTTAGCGAATAAGATGGAGTACTACTTGGCGCATGAGGAGGAGAGGCGAGAAATAGCGCTTCGAGGCTTGTATCGTACGATGAAAAATCACACTTATGTGTCTCGTTTAAACCAGCTAATTGATCTTGCTCTAGTGCCATGA
- a CDS encoding glycosyltransferase, whose translation MLSQRSRVKTWSTSDQAYHSGWHDGWRLGACRSIDKVMKQTVDVAATPVCQATILYVSQGFEAIDRGIIAALSSQVSQVHVVSYDLIEQQAVLLRPDAVIVLNGLHIFPANQVEQIEAIRRLNILTAIWFVDDPYFTDDTMHIAPHYDYVFTHERACVPLYQSLGCTQVHHLPLATHSELFYPQAVEREYVHDICFIGTGFHNRIQLFDQLAPYLKRKNVVIAGGLWHRMRRYGLIANSIIPEGVRIEEAAKLYNGAKIVINVHRATDHRLERRNSRNWPGQSINPRTFDIGGCGAMQLTDYREELPDFYHVGTEIDVYQNARQLMELLDYYLTNENERTKIAARGYLRTRREHSFTSRVRRLLNTLGFC comes from the coding sequence ATGTTGAGTCAGCGGAGCAGGGTAAAAACGTGGAGCACGAGCGATCAAGCGTATCACAGTGGCTGGCACGACGGTTGGCGTCTCGGGGCATGTCGGTCAATAGACAAAGTGATGAAGCAGACTGTTGATGTAGCTGCTACTCCAGTCTGTCAAGCAACCATTCTTTATGTATCGCAGGGGTTTGAAGCGATCGATCGCGGAATTATTGCGGCGCTTTCCAGCCAAGTATCACAGGTTCATGTTGTTTCCTATGACCTGATTGAACAGCAAGCAGTGCTACTAAGACCAGATGCTGTTATTGTTCTAAATGGACTTCACATCTTTCCTGCAAATCAAGTCGAACAAATTGAGGCAATCAGGCGTTTAAACATCCTAACAGCCATTTGGTTTGTAGATGATCCGTATTTCACGGATGATACGATGCATATCGCTCCTCACTATGACTATGTATTCACACATGAGCGTGCATGCGTGCCGCTATATCAATCTCTTGGATGTACTCAGGTGCATCATCTACCACTTGCGACACATTCAGAGCTTTTTTACCCTCAGGCTGTTGAGCGTGAATATGTACATGATATTTGTTTTATCGGAACTGGCTTTCATAATCGTATTCAATTGTTCGACCAGCTTGCTCCCTATTTAAAGCGCAAAAATGTCGTGATCGCTGGTGGGTTATGGCATCGCATGAGGCGTTATGGTTTAATTGCAAATTCTATCATTCCTGAAGGTGTTCGGATAGAAGAAGCTGCAAAGTTATATAATGGGGCGAAAATTGTTATCAATGTGCATCGGGCAACAGATCATCGTCTAGAGAGGCGAAATAGTCGCAACTGGCCCGGACAATCGATCAATCCACGTACTTTTGACATTGGTGGTTGTGGTGCGATGCAGTTGACAGATTATCGTGAGGAATTGCCTGATTTCTACCATGTTGGGACTGAAATTGATGTCTATCAGAATGCTAGGCAGTTGATGGAGTTACTTGATTATTACTTAACAAATGAGAATGAACGAACGAAAATTGCAGCAAGAGGTTATCTTCGAACGAGACGAGAACATTCATTTACGAGCAGAGTACGTCGTCTACTGAATACACTTGGATTTTGCTAA
- a CDS encoding restriction endonuclease subunit S, with the protein MRREDAYHVTLDALAKLQWNIAMILEAKATESEKVRNWMLMHLTNDTYEGHQEQLLTCLQLNEQNVEVIDGLTKLCNGLSRNLKLILNPDTDSGDVMSSFMGGNSLGDSST; encoded by the coding sequence ATGAGACGCGAGGACGCCTATCATGTGACATTAGATGCCTTAGCGAAGCTGCAATGGAACATTGCGATGATCCTTGAGGCGAAGGCAACAGAATCGGAGAAAGTACGTAATTGGATGTTGATGCATTTGACGAACGATACGTATGAAGGGCATCAAGAACAATTACTAACCTGTCTCCAGCTCAATGAGCAAAATGTTGAAGTCATTGATGGACTTACGAAGCTTTGCAACGGTTTGAGTCGTAATTTGAAGCTTATTCTTAATCCGGATACCGATAGCGGGGATGTCATGTCTTCATTCATGGGTGGTAATAGTTTAGGAGACAGCAGCACATGA
- a CDS encoding WIAG-tail domain produces MSKDRAKRRSPTRRKPLFFVDNPNKMELRWLDELPRKRKQVAVHANPQHLEEIVAVASTMNQQKYTDNLSEVGDPTHVDTDALESAIAYYNDELAHPSVPSLSELDSGCQRFMFNNPAESIRLTIPFKVPFVNEDYAVVAMTDHPSCSCVLRSKQKHAAELEIIRTRWGASHLSGSIQWIAVGQKSIV; encoded by the coding sequence ATGAGCAAAGATCGTGCGAAAAGGCGAAGTCCTACACGTAGAAAACCACTATTTTTCGTTGATAATCCGAACAAGATGGAACTGAGATGGCTTGATGAGCTCCCGCGAAAGCGGAAGCAGGTCGCCGTTCATGCTAATCCTCAACATTTGGAGGAGATTGTCGCTGTTGCGAGTACTATGAATCAACAAAAATACACAGACAATCTATCTGAGGTAGGGGATCCGACTCATGTAGATACGGATGCGCTTGAATCGGCCATTGCATACTACAATGATGAGCTTGCACATCCAAGCGTTCCGTCTCTAAGCGAGCTGGATTCAGGTTGTCAACGGTTCATGTTCAATAACCCGGCTGAATCGATCCGCCTTACTATTCCGTTTAAAGTACCATTTGTTAATGAAGATTATGCTGTTGTTGCGATGACTGATCATCCTTCATGCAGCTGTGTGCTTAGAAGCAAGCAAAAGCACGCAGCGGAGCTCGAAATCATTCGGACGCGATGGGGAGCCAGTCATCTCTCAGGATCGATCCAATGGATCGCAGTTGGGCAGAAAAGTATCGTGTAA
- a CDS encoding nucleoside-diphosphate sugar epimerase — protein MSQELLTEIVTHLSHSHQQMARIIHAKREVSVRMAQLVDALPDAHPQLNGLPGLLDNSGQVTKSIIAYLNSLADLEEAVAESLTHVMKAMENAGDEE, from the coding sequence ATGTCTCAAGAGCTATTAACAGAGATCGTCACTCATTTATCACATTCGCACCAACAGATGGCACGAATCATTCATGCAAAGCGAGAGGTGTCTGTTCGGATGGCTCAGCTTGTCGATGCATTGCCTGATGCTCACCCGCAGTTGAACGGATTGCCTGGTTTACTCGATAACAGTGGGCAAGTGACGAAGAGTATAATCGCTTATTTGAACAGTCTTGCAGATTTGGAAGAGGCTGTTGCAGAGAGCTTAACACATGTGATGAAGGCGATGGAGAACGCTGGTGATGAGGAATAG
- a CDS encoding glycosyltransferase family 4 protein — protein sequence MKKVAFVTPGAFPVPSSMGGSVERVVEKFVPKLQPHVAVTIYGRLGRGLRARDHLEGAPIERYNATNKRRYFDIVCKRLQLLKPHTIQIENRPRWVPRLKKLMPHCQIWLNLHSTTFISAPYLKRRDRLRCLMAADRIIVNSAFLRSYIVGMFPRLASIVSVNHLGVDVEQFAEKGSTEWKAIREKVRTAKKWGQRPIVMFVGRLIPQKGVHHLLASLRHLIVHHPNVLVIIVGSALYGSHRTTPYVRKLHRLAGRWRKHVHFQPYIPHHEVAHWLAMADIAVVPSIGKEAFGLVNVEAMAAGLPVIATNTGGIREVVSDGETGYLVSKQRSRIVSELSSRISELLSNSELREQMGRKGRQRVLDHFTWNQTAQRWLKLHGEQ from the coding sequence GTGAAAAAGGTGGCTTTCGTTACCCCGGGTGCTTTTCCAGTGCCATCCTCGATGGGTGGCTCTGTTGAGCGTGTGGTGGAAAAGTTTGTGCCCAAGCTGCAGCCACATGTTGCAGTTACGATTTATGGCCGGTTAGGTCGGGGGCTACGTGCAAGAGATCATTTGGAAGGAGCTCCAATTGAACGATACAATGCTACAAATAAAAGGCGCTATTTCGATATCGTGTGTAAAAGATTGCAGCTTCTAAAACCGCATACGATTCAGATAGAAAACCGTCCGCGTTGGGTGCCACGCTTGAAAAAGTTAATGCCACATTGCCAGATATGGCTTAATTTACATTCAACAACGTTTATTTCTGCTCCATATTTAAAACGGAGAGATCGACTTCGTTGTTTAATGGCAGCAGATCGAATTATCGTTAATAGTGCATTTTTGCGCAGCTATATTGTGGGAATGTTTCCTCGATTGGCATCGATTGTTTCTGTGAATCATCTTGGCGTGGATGTTGAACAATTTGCTGAAAAAGGATCGACCGAATGGAAGGCGATTCGTGAGAAGGTGCGTACAGCTAAGAAGTGGGGACAACGTCCCATTGTGATGTTCGTTGGCCGATTAATTCCTCAAAAGGGAGTTCATCATCTGCTTGCATCGTTGCGACACTTGATCGTGCACCACCCGAATGTGCTGGTGATTATCGTAGGAAGTGCATTATATGGGTCACATCGTACAACGCCCTATGTGCGCAAGCTGCACCGTTTAGCGGGGAGATGGCGTAAGCATGTTCATTTTCAACCGTACATTCCACATCACGAGGTTGCTCATTGGTTAGCGATGGCGGACATTGCGGTTGTACCTTCGATTGGAAAAGAAGCATTCGGACTTGTAAATGTTGAGGCGATGGCCGCTGGATTACCTGTTATTGCAACCAATACGGGTGGAATTAGAGAAGTGGTTTCAGATGGCGAGACAGGCTATTTAGTATCTAAGCAACGTAGCCGCATTGTATCGGAACTTAGTTCACGGATTAGCGAGTTGCTGAGTAATTCCGAACTACGTGAGCAGATGGGACGCAAGGGCAGGCAACGGGTGCTGGATCACTTTACTTGGAACCAAACCGCACAAAGATGGCTGAAACTGCATGGTGAACAATAA
- a CDS encoding sugar phosphate nucleotidyltransferase: MKAVILAGGTGSRLKPLTYWTNKHLLPIGNYPMICYGIAKLREAGIRDIVIVTNRSAIEGFVEVLGSGRDWGVSIIYRVQEEAGGIAQALELARPIIHPKEKFIVLLGDNLFEESLKSYAELFTKQEVGAMVLLKRVADPKRYGVPKLDEVSERIICIEEKPDNPASDFCVTGIYFYDTSVFQWIDEVKPSQRGELEITDVNNAYAKAGMLQYRVLQEWWTDAGTFESLEEAGKRLKFYY; this comes from the coding sequence TTGAAAGCAGTCATTCTCGCAGGGGGAACAGGATCACGCTTGAAGCCTTTAACCTATTGGACGAACAAACATCTGTTACCAATAGGAAATTACCCAATGATCTGCTATGGGATCGCAAAACTGCGCGAAGCAGGTATAAGGGATATTGTTATCGTGACGAATCGCTCAGCCATTGAGGGCTTTGTTGAAGTGCTTGGAAGCGGGCGTGACTGGGGTGTATCGATTATTTATCGTGTTCAAGAAGAGGCCGGCGGGATTGCTCAAGCGCTTGAGCTGGCAAGACCAATCATTCACCCTAAAGAAAAATTCATTGTGCTGCTCGGAGATAATTTGTTCGAGGAGAGCTTGAAGTCTTACGCTGAGCTCTTTACCAAGCAAGAAGTTGGTGCAATGGTGTTGCTCAAACGAGTAGCGGATCCGAAGAGATATGGTGTTCCAAAGTTGGATGAAGTGAGTGAACGCATCATTTGTATTGAAGAGAAACCAGATAATCCCGCATCCGATTTCTGTGTGACCGGGATCTATTTCTATGACACGAGTGTGTTCCAATGGATTGATGAAGTGAAGCCTTCTCAACGTGGTGAGCTTGAAATCACCGATGTAAATAATGCTTATGCAAAGGCTGGGATGCTCCAGTATAGAGTGCTTCAGGAATGGTGGACAGATGCGGGTACGTTCGAATCTCTGGAGGAAGCGGGAAAAAGACTCAAATTTTATTATTAA
- the asd gene encoding archaetidylserine decarboxylase (Phosphatidylserine decarboxylase is synthesized as a single chain precursor. Generation of the pyruvoyl active site from a Ser is coupled to cleavage of a Gly-Ser bond between the larger (beta) and smaller (alpha chains). It is an integral membrane protein.): MKRWLLRMMTELSSRKFVSQLTGRFAKSSLSRRWIPRFASMYKIPIADAEKQLDEYRSLNEFFTRRLKPGKRPIDHTPYALVSPVDALITACGSIKEGLMLEVKGQTYTVEELLNSSPRISQYQHGYFWVLYLSPTDYHRIHAPCSGEIVESEHIAGRVYPVNEFGLTAMRRVLSRNERLVSYVRHDSGEVAVVKVGALNVSSIKYVEPRPTKLERGQELAYFEFGSTIVLLTQDGTLTPRTDLKVGDKVLMGEKLGTLNQSEQAKTLSASLDGE, from the coding sequence ATGAAACGCTGGTTGTTGCGCATGATGACAGAATTGTCTTCACGCAAATTCGTGTCCCAATTAACGGGACGTTTCGCAAAATCATCCTTAAGCCGTCGCTGGATCCCACGCTTCGCATCGATGTACAAAATTCCGATCGCAGACGCAGAAAAACAACTGGATGAATATCGTTCGTTAAATGAATTTTTTACACGTCGACTTAAACCGGGCAAACGTCCAATTGACCATACTCCCTATGCACTCGTTAGTCCTGTAGATGCCTTAATTACTGCGTGCGGCTCCATAAAAGAAGGACTCATGCTAGAGGTGAAGGGCCAAACCTATACCGTAGAGGAGCTGCTCAATAGCTCGCCTCGAATTTCACAATATCAGCACGGATATTTTTGGGTGCTCTATTTGAGTCCAACAGATTATCATCGCATTCATGCTCCGTGCTCCGGTGAAATCGTAGAATCCGAACACATTGCTGGGCGCGTTTACCCTGTTAATGAATTCGGATTAACTGCAATGCGACGTGTGCTCTCGCGCAATGAACGACTCGTCTCGTACGTCCGTCATGATTCTGGAGAAGTGGCCGTCGTCAAAGTCGGTGCACTCAATGTGAGCAGCATTAAATATGTTGAACCACGTCCAACTAAGCTAGAGCGCGGTCAAGAGCTTGCATACTTTGAATTTGGGTCAACGATTGTACTGCTGACACAAGATGGTACGCTAACCCCTCGTACAGACCTTAAAGTCGGAGATAAAGTGCTCATGGGCGAAAAGCTCGGCACCCTGAATCAATCTGAACAAGCAAAAACGCTTTCGGCGTCCTTGGACGGTGAATAA
- a CDS encoding AraC family transcriptional regulator → MLHLPPSAYQLHTAFAKISCEPHWKWQKREKPLANFDLFYVWSGEGELFLNDQPYSIGAGSCFLFRPGDHTSASHNPQKPLVLTYIHFALSEPAALIPEPYRVLEETFDFEYLLSRYVRLFLVKTFAAEEEARLILKQLVIHLLRNDMNEPIENKASNQLTESIHEIANYIGQHPGIQHRVDDLAARSGLSSRYFSIKFKEMIGVSVQTYMIRTRIERAQHLLMHAGMNVTEVADVLGYRDIFFFSRQFKQYTGKSPSEVR, encoded by the coding sequence ATGCTTCATTTACCACCATCAGCTTATCAACTCCATACTGCTTTCGCGAAAATTTCCTGTGAACCGCACTGGAAGTGGCAGAAACGAGAAAAGCCACTTGCGAATTTTGATTTATTTTATGTGTGGAGTGGAGAAGGTGAACTCTTTTTAAACGATCAGCCGTACTCAATCGGGGCTGGGAGCTGCTTCTTATTCCGTCCAGGCGATCATACGAGCGCATCGCACAATCCACAAAAGCCTCTTGTTCTAACGTATATTCATTTTGCCCTATCAGAGCCTGCTGCGTTAATACCGGAACCCTATCGTGTGCTTGAGGAAACGTTTGATTTTGAATATTTGTTGTCTCGATATGTACGACTGTTCCTCGTTAAGACGTTTGCTGCAGAGGAAGAGGCACGACTTATTTTGAAACAGCTAGTCATTCATCTACTTCGGAATGATATGAACGAGCCGATCGAGAATAAGGCAAGTAACCAATTGACGGAAAGTATACACGAAATTGCGAATTACATTGGTCAACACCCAGGCATTCAGCATCGTGTCGACGATCTAGCGGCGAGATCCGGACTGTCGTCGCGGTATTTTTCGATTAAGTTTAAAGAGATGATTGGCGTGTCCGTACAAACGTATATGATTCGGACGCGAATTGAACGGGCGCAGCATTTGCTCATGCATGCAGGGATGAATGTAACAGAAGTTGCAGATGTGCTCGGATATCGCGATATTTTCTTTTTTAGTAGACAGTTCAAACAATATACCGGTAAGAGCCCGTCTGAAGTTCGATAA